One Streptomyces sp. V4I8 genomic window carries:
- the pelF gene encoding GT4 family glycosyltransferase PelF — translation MHVHHGARRNSDARVTLLTEGTYPHSHGGVSVWCDQLVTGMPDIEFDVIAVTGTGREPIVWDLPGHVRGVVSVPMWGAPPEGHPPRGRSRRRLADAYERFLTALVDPGAEGGFTPALHTLARAAAGGELSAFLRGDTAIAILTAVWTRPGLAVREARPTLHDALTATALLEHALRPLAAPPPQDGVAHAVSGGVAVLPGLAARERHGVPLLLTEHGVYLRERYLGYRTAPYRWPVKAVILGFFRLLAEESYRQAALITPGNRYNRLWEEQGGADPESIRTVYNGVDPAAFPPAGPEPQTPTLSWAGRVDPIKDLETLIRAFALVRDRLPDARLRMFGGTPRGGEAYRERCEALAAELGHADAVAFEGRVDDIKDAYAAGNVVMLSSISEGFPFTLIEAMSCGRATVSTDVGGVREAVGDTGLVVPPRDPAAMAAAALELLGDPVRRRAMGETARLRVIEQFTLRQTIDTFRAIYHELAAGKAELPARIVLPAPAVTGTGSLTR, via the coding sequence ATGCACGTTCACCACGGCGCGCGACGCAACTCCGACGCGCGCGTCACCCTGCTCACCGAAGGCACCTACCCGCACAGCCATGGCGGTGTCAGCGTCTGGTGCGACCAGCTCGTCACCGGCATGCCCGACATCGAGTTCGACGTCATCGCCGTCACCGGCACCGGACGGGAGCCGATCGTGTGGGACCTTCCCGGCCATGTCCGCGGCGTCGTGTCCGTGCCCATGTGGGGCGCCCCTCCTGAGGGCCACCCGCCCCGCGGCCGGTCCCGCAGGCGGCTCGCCGACGCCTACGAGCGGTTCCTGACCGCGCTCGTCGACCCCGGCGCCGAGGGCGGTTTCACACCCGCCCTGCACACCCTGGCGCGGGCCGCGGCCGGCGGAGAGCTCAGCGCCTTCCTACGGGGCGACACGGCGATCGCGATCCTCACCGCCGTATGGACACGCCCCGGGCTGGCCGTGCGCGAGGCGCGGCCGACCCTGCACGACGCGCTCACCGCCACCGCCCTCCTCGAACACGCGCTGCGCCCGCTGGCCGCGCCACCCCCGCAGGACGGCGTCGCCCACGCTGTCAGCGGAGGCGTCGCCGTCCTGCCCGGACTGGCCGCACGTGAGCGGCACGGGGTTCCGCTGCTGCTCACCGAGCACGGGGTCTATCTGCGCGAGCGCTACCTCGGCTATCGCACCGCGCCGTACCGCTGGCCGGTCAAGGCGGTGATCCTGGGCTTCTTCCGGCTGCTGGCGGAGGAGAGTTACCGCCAGGCGGCACTGATCACCCCGGGCAACCGCTACAACCGGCTGTGGGAGGAGCAGGGCGGCGCCGACCCCGAGTCCATCCGCACGGTCTACAACGGCGTCGACCCCGCCGCCTTCCCGCCGGCCGGACCGGAGCCGCAGACCCCCACCCTGAGCTGGGCCGGCCGGGTCGACCCGATCAAGGACCTGGAGACCCTGATCCGCGCCTTCGCTCTCGTCCGGGACCGGCTGCCGGACGCCCGCCTGCGGATGTTCGGCGGCACACCCCGGGGCGGAGAGGCGTACCGGGAGCGCTGCGAGGCCCTGGCCGCCGAGCTGGGGCACGCCGACGCGGTGGCCTTCGAGGGCCGCGTCGACGACATCAAGGACGCCTACGCCGCCGGGAACGTGGTGATGCTGTCCAGCATCAGCGAGGGCTTCCCCTTCACCCTGATCGAGGCCATGTCGTGCGGCCGGGCGACCGTCTCCACCGACGTCGGCGGGGTGCGCGAGGCCGTCGGCGACACCGGCCTCGTGGTGCCGCCGCGCGACCCGGCCGCCATGGCCGCCGCCGCGCTGGAGCTGCTGGGCGATCCCGTCCGGCGCCGGGCGATGGGCGAGACGGCGCGGCTGCGGGTGATCGAGCAGTTCACCCTGCGCCAGACCATCGACACGTTCCGCGCCATCTACCACGAACTGGCCGCGGGGAAAGCGGAGTTGCCCGCCAGAATCGTGCTGCCCGCCCCCGCGGTCACCGGCACGGGGAGTCTGACCCGATGA